DNA from Lentibacillus amyloliquefaciens:
GACCTTCCGGATGCAAGATATGCTGATACTGCTCAAGGAACGTATGGTATGTGAGACGACGTTTTGCATGACGTTTTTTTGGCCATGGATCGGAAAAATTTAAATAAATAACCGAAATTTCATTTTCAGTAAAGAGTTCTTTTAAATCAGCTGCATCAACATGCAGAAGCCGCACGTTTGTCCGTTCTGCTTCTTTCACTTTACTTCCTGCCATCACAATAATGCTTTTCGCCAGCTCAATGCCTAAAAAATTTACATCAGGATACTGTTCAGCCATTCCTGTAATAAACTGACCTTTCCCGGTTCCAATCTCCAAATGAATTGGATTTTCATTTCCAAATAATGTATGCCACTTTCCCTTTTTTTCTGTCGCATCCGGGACAATTAAATGGGTATTCTCTTTCAGAAAGTCATCTGCCCACGGCTTATGACGCTGTCGCATGGTTACTTCTCCTTTTTCCTTGGGTGTTTATATTAATTTTACACAAAGAGCATTATTCTTAAGCATAAAATGTAACGAATCAGCTAACACTCTAAATTGAGGTGATTTTAATGGTTCTGACAACCCACAACCAATTACAATTATTGCACGATATTTTAACAGAACAGACAGAAGATTGCTGTGGTGAGATTTCCGAATACCAGCAAATCAAACGATTGGTTCAAGCGATGATCGCAAACAATAGCATATCAAATGAACAGCTGCTCGAACTCTTGCCTGAAATTTATAACTACGGCCGGCAGGGTGAAATTGCTCAAAATGATGAAGAACACATCGTCTCCAACAAAATAAATATTCAAACATGGGTCAATGCTATTCAAAAGACTAGTTTAGAATAGCATCAACACATCGATTTAAATCACGCAGGTCAGTTAAACGGTCAGCTATTTTATCAGTTCTGTTTTGTTCATGGTGCCATACCAAATAATCGAGGGCGTCTAAGATTAAGTACCAATACATGCGTTTAAATAACGCTTCATTCTTGTCCAGACCGTAGCGGCTCAGCCAGTCATTCCAGTCTTCCTGTGGTACATACCATTTTAAAATGTAGCCATAATCCATCGCAGGATCGGCGATTGTGGCATTATCCCAGTCCACCAAGTAAAGCTGTCCTTTTGTCGTCAATATAACATTATTGTGATTTAAATCGCAGTGACATACAACATGCTGCTGATTCCGGGTAACCGGCAGCAGCTGCTCCAAGTATTGAAGGGCATCGGTGACTTCCCGGTATTGGTTCATTAATTCGCTGGATTCTAATTGTGCTTGGATTTCATTGAATCGTTCATCAGGTGTCAACGGCTTGTTCCCAAGACGCATAAGCATATGAAGAAGTTCGGTCGATTCATGGATCTTCCGAAGCAAATCAGCTACCTGATGATGCTGCATTTCTTCCGCTTTCAGTTCTCTTCCTTCCAGCCATTTTTGAGCAGTTATAACATCCCCGTTTTCCATCCGTTTTGTAAACACGAGCTTGGGGACAATGCCTTCCGCTGACAGTACTGCCAAAAACGGAGAGGAATTTCGCTTCAGGAACAGCCGTTTGTCATCCTTCTCAGCGATATAAGCATCACCGGTTAATCCGCCGGCAGGGGTAATATTCCATTCTTTTCCAAATGTCTGTTGGAGCCAATTCACCATAAATACCTCAAATCGTCATTAAATTCATTTTAACAAAGTGATGGCTGTGTAAAATGCTTAACGTTGTTAATAAGACACATGAGAATAGATTATCTAAAAAACACGTCACTTTCAACCGAAACTTATATTCCCATCACATCGATATGGTTATCTTGTTTTGTAATCGTACAATCGGCACAACTGTCAGCCCGGCCGTCCGTTGATATGTTATTAGACTACTTGAACGGACCTTAAGGCGTTCAGCATGGAATAATTCAACTTCCTTTTTCTCCGCTGCCACTTAGAAATGCTTCATCATCATCTGATTCCCACTCCGGTCGTTTAACGGCTGTTGTCTGGCAATGTTTCAGTAATAATTCGGCCGTTTTAAGCTGCTGGTTTTTCAATGGGGATACGAGATTTCTTTTTTCTGTAAACCAGTCTTCATATTCATGCTTTCCTATGATTTTTGTATTGTATGATTCCTTAAGTGATGCGATATGATTTGTCCGCGATAAGACAACTTTACTGACAGGCAGTGCAATACCTGCTTGGTTCATGATGCTTTTGACAATTTTCTCTGTTCGTTTAAGTGCAAGCAATGGACTGAGCATCTTTGTTTCTTGTTTTGCTTCTTCCTTCACCAGCCAGGTCCGCTCGCCATCCGCTGTAATAAGCGTGCCGGGCTGCTTTTCAATCATATGAATTATTTCGATTCCAATCGGACTGATAAAAATAATATTGCCCTCGACCGGCGCCTTTTTCACATTGAAAATAGGATAATACATCAAAAGATATGTATCAGGAAAACGCATGAGGAAGTATTTCAAACGGTCATTCTCATAATAGTCATTAGGCATAAATGAAACATCAGTAGCCGTCGATGTAGCCCATTTCAATTGAAGCGGAAACAACTTATCCAGAAAATAGTACCGCAAATCATTTTCAGTCTTTGGCAGATCGATTGGATCATCATGAAGTTCTGTTGCTGTTGTTGTTTTCCGGCTGTCCGGTTTTAAAAATGACTTCCACTTTGACATGATCGGTTCCGGATCGTCCGTTTTAATATTATGTGCAAAATCGTCATTCAGCCACAAGTTATGCATTTCCTTCCAATTATCCTGTTTCATACGTATGAATTGACTCGGATAACGATAAACATTCCATTCATATCTGGAAACGTAATCCTCCAGCTTAATCAGCTGCGCCATTTTAGTCCCCTCCCCCGGAAAAATCAAAAACGGTTTCAACAGTATACTTAGGGTTTTTATCCGGTTGAATCCGATAGAGAACAATCTGGTTAACAGTAATTGATTGCCTCTCTGTAAAGCGATTTTTCAAGTTAGGCACATCTATTGGTTTGCCTGTCCATTTTTTTGCCAATGTTATATGCGGTGAATACGCCCTTTTTTCATGTTTAAAACCCGTTTGGACTGCTATCCCTTCAATATTCTGCTGTAAACGCAGCAATTCCGGATGTCGTTCGGCCCCTGCCCATAAAACACGCGGACTTTTCGGATTGCCGAATGTGCCCAGAGTACCTGTCGGCAAGGTAAAAACGTTGAAATTCTCAATTTGCTGCATTGAATTGATTAACCTATTCAGCTGCTGGTCATCAACAGCCCCAAGGAATTTCAGTGTGATATGCAGATCCTCAGGATGCACCCATTGTTTGAAGGGCAGTTCGGGTTTAAGTTCACGCTGCCATCCGGCAAGCTTTTCTCTCAGAGATGCCGGAAGTGGAATAGCAATAAAATAATGTGACGAATTCATATAAATCCCTCATTTTTATACGTTTTATATCGTATGCTGCATTAACTCATTAATATCGATTTACGAAACTTTAATAATTTTTAACTTTTCTCAGATGCGATTTAGCTGTAAAATAGAATTAGCGGATCAGAGAGCTTGCACCAAAGACAATGAATATTCCTTAGGGAGTGATTATTTGGATCATTCAACTTCTCGAATGATAACACGAGTGAAAGCTGTTTACCTTTACATAAGAGAAAAAGGAACAGTATCGACCCGGGAAATTGCTGATGAATTTGGAACAACTGACCGCACTATTCAACGCGACTTAACTATTTTGACACATAACGGGCTGGTAAAAAGCCCTATTCGCGGTAAGTGGAAAACGACAGCTAAACCTGTCAAAATCTCTTCATAATCAGAGCGATACCAGCTGACGCTTAGATGTCAGCTCTTTTTTTGCAGTTTCAAGCTTTCAACTTCCGCTTCCGTCAGTTCACGGAAGGTCCCAGTCTCCAGTTCAGTATCCAGCCCCAGCATCCCCATACGGATCCGTTTCAAATAAATAACTTTTTTCCCGACTGCTTCGAACATTCGCTTCACCTGATGAAACTTGCCTTCTGTCACTGTAACATTCACATGTGACACGTCGTTTGCCTGCAAAATCTCCAAGGCTGCGGGCTTTGCAGTGTAGCCGTCATCTAATTGAACACCATTTTGGAACGCGTGAACATCTGCTTCTGTTACATGCCCGCTGATATGAGCATAATAGGTTTTCTCGACATTTCTTTTTGGAGAGGTCAACTGATGACCCAAATCGCCATCGTTTGTAATCAGTAGAAGCCCTTCTGTATCCTTATCAAGCCTGCCGACCGGAAATGGTGCAAACCGTTTATAATCATCAGGCAGAAGCTTAATAACAGTTTTATCATAATTATCAGTTGCTGCCGAAACATACCCGGGCGGTTTATTCAGCATAATATACACGAATTCACGGTACTGTACGATGTTATCATTTACTTTGACAATATCCTTTTCCGGACTGACCTGAGCACCGCTGTCTTTGACTGTTTTGTCATTAACCGTTACTTTCTTTTTCTTAATGAGTGCTTTAACATCTTTACGGCTTCCAAAACCCGTATTCGCCAGTAATTTGTCAAGACGCATGACTATCCTCCATTCATCGTTTAAATAAACGATCCAGAACTCTCACCCGGTCACCTAATACACGCTCGAGCAATGTTGATTGATAACTGAACCATAAGTATACACTGCCCCCGCCTGTCACACCCGCAATTAGCATGATGACAGCCGCACCTCTTGATGTTTCATATGCCAAAAATGTGCCGAACAGAAGTTTGAGTAATATAATGGCAATCAGCATGAACACTGAAAAAATACAAATCAGCAAGAAGCGCTTAAACGTTTGTCTGAACGGAAAACTGATTGATTTTTTAATCCGCCACAGGTTGAGCATAACAGCTGTCCCCGCAGCAAGCGCTGTGCCAAAAATAGCACCCTTTGGCCCAAATGTATGGATTAACTGGATATTGAATAACACTTTGATTAAGACACCTGCAGATAAACTGATAACAGCGAACTGCTGCTGATTGATTCCCTGAAGAATGGCTGCTGTTACAGTAAACAAAGCAAAAAATAGTGCAACAGGCGCATACCACCCCAGTAAAGCACCGGTCGTTTCAATGTTGTTCATACCATAAAGTGCTCCATAAATAACGTGTGATAGTGCTGACAATCCAATAACAGCCGGCACCACAAGAACCAGCACAATCTGCAGTGCCTGATTAATCTGCTGGAATAATAATGGCCGGTTCTCTTTTGTAAATGATTTGGTCAAAGCAGGTATGATAGCCAGAGACATCCCTGTTGCGATCGTGACCGGGATAATCACTAACTTATGGCCGTAATAATTAATCGCAGAATAAGCCGTATCATACAATTCTCTTTGACCGATAGCGGTCATCGCCCGCTCGACCGTGAACTGATCCACAAGCTGATACACCGGAATGGCGACACCGACCAATATAAATGGCCCTGCGTAACGGAAAAGTTCAGCAAACAGGTCTTTTGTCGGGATATCATATGTACGCTGCTGCCGTTCTAAATTTTTGTGGATATTTGCTTTGCGTTTGCGCCAATAAACGAAAAGCACACCACAGGATGCCAGTGCACCGATAAACGCAGCGAACGTGGCAAACCCAACAGCTGTAACAATCGTTCCGCCAACAACTTGCGTGACAATGAACGCACTGACAAGGATAAAGCCGATTCGGACAATCTGTTCAATAACTTGTGAAGCGGCAGTAGGTCCCATTGACTGATATCCCTGAAAGAAACCGCGCGTAATACTCATTGGCGGTATGAGCAATAAAGCAAAACTTACCATCCGAATAACCATCGTTACATCTGCTACAGCGATATTCCCTGTCTCTTCATTTGTTATCATCTGACCTGCCAGCCATTCTGCGCTGAAGAAAAGCCCTAAGAAAGCGAGAAAACCTGTAACAGACATTAACATGATTCCCGCCCGATACATTCTTAAGCCGGTTTCATAATCTCCTAAGGCATTATATTTAGACACGAATTTTGATACAGCCAAAGGCACCCCTATCGTCGAAATGCTGATCAAAATACTATATGGTGTATATGCAAGCGAAAACAGTGTACCTCCTGTTTCCCCTACAAGTTCGTTAAATGGAATAACATAAATCATCCCAAGAAATTTTGACAAAAAAGTCGCACCAGTCAAAAGCATGGTGCCTCTTACAATATTCGACATCGTTTCACCTGCATTTTGATTGTTATTTCACTCCGTATTTATATTATCACAGATAAGCACCGCTAACACCATCATTATGATACAGATTTTCGCAATAGATGAATTGTTTTTAGGGTGCTGTAAAACGTGGTATGCTATCAAATGAAAGGAAGGGAGAATTTTGTCATACGATGTCGTAGTAATTGGCGGAGGACCGTCAGGATTAATGGCCTCCATTGCCGCAGCCGAAAATGGCGCTAAAACGTTATTACTGGAAAAAGGAAGAAAGTTAGGCACTAAACTGGCTATTTCAGGCGGCGGTCGCTGTAATGTCACAAATAGGCTTCCCGAAGAAGAAGTCATCAAACATATACCAGGGAACGGAAAATTTTTATACAGCCCATTTTCCATTTTCAATAATTACGATATTATCGATTTTTTTGAAGGAATGGGCGTTGGCCTGAAAGAAGAAGATCATGGACGGATGTTCCCTGTCTCCAATTCAGCCAAAACAGTTGTCAATGCATTAATTAATAAGTTAGATGAACTAAGTGTCGAAGTTCGTATGAAAACACCAGTAAAAGCTGTGCATTATGATCAGGAAGAACATACCGTTATTTTGGATAGCGGAGAAAAATTATACACTAAATCGTTGATCATCGCAGTCGGAGGAAAAGCCGTTCCTCACACCGGATCAACAGGTGATGGCTACAGTTGGGCAAAAAAAGCAGGACACACCATTACAGAATTGTATCCGACAGAAGTAGCGCTTACTTCCGGCGAAGCGTTCATTCAAAATAAAAGCCTGCAGGGATTATCATTAAGAGACGTTTCCCTTTCAGTCCTGAACAAAAAGAATAAACCGTTGATCACCCATCGCATGGACATGATTTTTACCCATTTCGGCATCTCCGGACCGGCGGTTTTGCGCTGCTCTCAATTTGTGGTCAAAGAACTCATGAAAGGCCGTGAAGACGTCACCATGCTGCTTGATGTTTTCCCTGACAAACAAGAAGAGCAATTGATACAGTCAAGTTTAAAACAGATCGAAGAAAACCCTAAAAAGTCATTCAAAAATATTTTAAAAGGGACTGTACCGGAAAGACTTCTTGACCATATGCTCGCTATCCATGAAATAGATGCCGACCAAAAAGCGGCAACAGTATCAAAAGAAGCTCTACGAAATGTGATTCATGACCTGAAAAATTTTCGTTTCACGGTTCATGGCTCACTTCCGTTAAAAAAGGCATTCGTAACGGGCGGCGGTGTGTCAATAAAAGAGGTCGTCCCCAAAACATTACAATCTAAATACATGCACGGTTTGTATTTTTGCGGTGAAATCCTGGACATTCATGGTTACACGGGTGGTTATAATATTACCTCCGCACTGGTAACCGGACGGCTTGCAGGATTAAATGCGGCGGCAGAAACTAAAGCCGGCGCCTAATTCTGATTTTCCATTGATATCTTGTTTCTTCCGTTGATATCTTGAATGGGGACTGTCTCATACTTCGACAGTCCCCATTCGTCTATTTTTATTTAAACCCGCTTTTTACTTATTTTTTCCAATCAGAGGTCTTGCTCACATTATATCGCTTCTTTAAACTGGGATTTGATACCTGACATTTTTTGATGCGTTATTGATAAAGCTAAGAATGACTCAAAGGCTAAAAAGAAAGGATGAATTTGCATGCAAAAAAATAACAATATGTGGCTTCCGTTAATCGCTTCTGTAGGGGTCGGAGCTGCAACATATTACAGTATGACAAGAAACAACCAAAATTTTGGACAAGCATTACAACAAGCCGCTCCGATTGTCTCCCAAATGAATAATGGTAACCAGAGTAGTTAGAAACAAACAAAAAAGCGCATCTGTGTTGGATGCGCTTTTTTATTTAAAATCTAACTTCAATTATATTAAGGATTATTACATAAAAAAACTGATCTCATTAGTTTAAGATCAGCCTTTTCTCTATTGCCTGGCGGCGTCTTACTCTTGCAGGGGTTAAACCCCAACTACCATCAGCGCTGGAGAGCTTAACTGCTGTGTTCGGCATGGGAACAGGTGTGACCTCTCCGCTATCGCTACCAGACTTTGTCATTTCTATCGTGCTGTCGTCTCTTCCGTTTTGACGGACAAGAATTATTATAGGCATTTTCACCAGAAAATGCAAGGGGTTTTGACAAATTTGCACCCTGAAAACTAAATAAGAGCTTCATTCAACGTTTTTTGCGGGTTAGTTAAGTCCTCGATCGATTAGTATCCGTCAGCTCCACGTGTCGCCACGCTTCCACCTCGGACCTATCAACCTCATCGTCTCTGAGGGATCTTACTCACTTAACGTGATGGGAAGTTTCATCTTGAGGGGGGCTTCATGCTTAGATGCTTTCAGCACTTATCCTTGCCACACGTAGCTACCCAGCTATGCTCCTGGCGGAACAACTGGTACACCAGCGGTGTGTCCATCCCGGTCCTCTCGTACTAAGGACAGCTCCTCTCAGACTTCCAATGCCCACGACGGATAGGGACCGAACTGTCTCACGACGTTCTGAACCCAGCTCGCGTACCGCTTTAATGGGCGAACAGCCCAACCCTTGGGACCGACTACAGCCCCAGGATGCGATGAGCCGACATCGAGGTGCCAAACCTCCCCGTCGATGTGAACTCTTGGGGGAGATAAGCCTGTTATCCCCGGGGTAGCTTTTATCCGTTGAGCGATGGCCCTTCCATGCGGAACCACCGGATCACTAAGCCCGACTTTCGTCCCTGCTCGACTTGTAGGTCTCGCAGTCAAGCTCCCTTCTGCCTTTGCACTCTGCGAATGATTTCCAACCATTCTGAGGGAACCTTTGGGCGCCTCCGTTACACTTTGGGAGGCGACCGCCCCAGTCAAACTGCCCGCCTGACACTGTCTCCGGACCGGGTCACGGTCCGGGGTTAGAATGTCCGTACAGCCAGGGTGGTATCCCACGGGTGCCTCCACGTAAGCTGGCGCTCACGTTTCGACGGCTCCCACCTATCCTGTACAAGCTGTACCAACATTCAATATCAGGCTGCAGTAAAGCTCCACGGGGTCTTTCCGTCCAGTCGCGGGTAATGCGCATCTTCACGCATAGTATAATTTCACCGGGTCTCTCGTTGAGACAGTGCCCAAGTCGTTGCACCTTTCGTGCGGGTCGGAACTTACCCGACAAGGAATTTCGCTACCTTAGGACCGTTATAGTTACGGCCGCCGTTTACTGGGGCTTCGGTTGAGCGCTTCGCGCCCGAAGGCGCTAACGCATCCCCTTAACCTTCCAGCACCGGGCAGGTGTCAGCCCCTATACTTCGCCTTTCGGCTTCGCAGAGACCTGTGTTTTTGATAAACAGTCGCTTGGGCCTATTCACTGCGGCTCATCTCTCATGACGAGCACCCCTTCTCCCGAAGTTACGGGGTCATTTTGCCGAGTTCCTTAACGAGAGTTCTCCCGATCACCTTAGGATTCTCTCCTCGCCTACCTGTGTCGGTTTGCGGTACGGGCACCTGTGAACTCACTAGAGGCTTTTCTTGGCAGTGTGGAATCTGGAACTTCGGTACTCAATTTCCCTCCCCTCACAGCTTGAGATTGTTGAACGGATTTACCTGCTCAACTCCCTCACTGCTTGGGCGCACAATTCCGACAGTGCGCTTTCCATATCCTGCTGCGTCCCCCATCGTTCAAACGTTCACGAGGTGGTACAGGAATATCTGCCTGTTGGCCATCGCCTACGCCTTTCGGCCTCGGCTTAGGTCCCGACTAACCCTGAGCGGACGAGCCTTCCTCAGGAAACCTTAGGCATTCGGTGAAAGAGATTCTCACTCTTTTTTCGCTACTCATACCGGCATTCTCACTTCCAAACGCTCCACCAGTCCTCACGGTCTGACTTCGCAGCATTTGGAACGCTCTCCTACCATTGTTCTAACAGAACAATCCGCAGCTTCGGTGATACGTTTAGCCCCGGTACATTTTCGGCGCAGAGTCACTCGACCAGTGAGCTATTACGCACTCTTTAAATGATGGCTGCTTCTAAGCCAACATCCTGGTTGTCTGAGCAACTCCACATCCTTTTCCACTTAACGTATACTTAGGGACCTTAGCTGGCGGTCTGGGCTGTTTCCCTCTCGACTATGAACCTTATCACCCATAGTCTGACTCCCAAGGATGCGTCGCTGGCATTCGGAGTTTGACTGAATTCGGTAACCCGGTGAGGGCCCCTCGTCCAATCAGTGCTCTACCTCCAGTACGCTTAACCTTGAGGCTAGCCCTAAAGCTATTTCGGAGAGAACCAGCTATCTCCGTGTTCGATTGGCATTTCACCCCTACCCACACCTCATCCCCGCATTTTTCAGCATACGTGGGTTCGGGCCTCCAGTCAGTGTTACCTGACCTTCACCCTGGACATGGGTAGATCACACGGTTTCGGGTCTGCGACCGTATACTGCTTACGCCCTCTTAAGACTCGCTTTCGCTTCGGCTCCGTGCTTAACACTTAACCTTGCATACGATCGCAACTCGCCGGTCCATTCTACAAAAGGTACGCCGTCACCCATTAACGGGCTTCGACTACTTGTAGGCACACGGTTTCAGGTTCTT
Protein-coding regions in this window:
- the trmB gene encoding tRNA (guanosine(46)-N7)-methyltransferase TrmB; this translates as MRQRHKPWADDFLKENTHLIVPDATEKKGKWHTLFGNENPIHLEIGTGKGQFITGMAEQYPDVNFLGIELAKSIIVMAGSKVKEAERTNVRLLHVDAADLKELFTENEISVIYLNFSDPWPKKRHAKRRLTYHTFLEQYQHILHPEGQIVLKTDNQGLFEYSLASFSQFGLKLQEVNLDLHNEEDPVNVMTEYEEKFSAKGQPIYRCRAQFP
- a CDS encoding YtzH-like family protein — its product is MVLTTHNQLQLLHDILTEQTEDCCGEISEYQQIKRLVQAMIANNSISNEQLLELLPEIYNYGRQGEIAQNDEEHIVSNKINIQTWVNAIQKTSLE
- a CDS encoding phosphotransferase family protein, which gives rise to MVNWLQQTFGKEWNITPAGGLTGDAYIAEKDDKRLFLKRNSSPFLAVLSAEGIVPKLVFTKRMENGDVITAQKWLEGRELKAEEMQHHQVADLLRKIHESTELLHMLMRLGNKPLTPDERFNEIQAQLESSELMNQYREVTDALQYLEQLLPVTRNQQHVVCHCDLNHNNVILTTKGQLYLVDWDNATIADPAMDYGYILKWYVPQEDWNDWLSRYGLDKNEALFKRMYWYLILDALDYLVWHHEQNRTDKIADRLTDLRDLNRCVDAILN
- the thpR gene encoding RNA 2',3'-cyclic phosphodiesterase — its product is MNSSHYFIAIPLPASLREKLAGWQRELKPELPFKQWVHPEDLHITLKFLGAVDDQQLNRLINSMQQIENFNVFTLPTGTLGTFGNPKSPRVLWAGAERHPELLRLQQNIEGIAVQTGFKHEKRAYSPHITLAKKWTGKPIDVPNLKNRFTERQSITVNQIVLYRIQPDKNPKYTVETVFDFSGGGD
- a CDS encoding DeoR family transcriptional regulator, with protein sequence MDHSTSRMITRVKAVYLYIREKGTVSTREIADEFGTTDRTIQRDLTILTHNGLVKSPIRGKWKTTAKPVKISS
- a CDS encoding pseudouridine synthase, whose product is MRLDKLLANTGFGSRKDVKALIKKKKVTVNDKTVKDSGAQVSPEKDIVKVNDNIVQYREFVYIMLNKPPGYVSAATDNYDKTVIKLLPDDYKRFAPFPVGRLDKDTEGLLLITNDGDLGHQLTSPKRNVEKTYYAHISGHVTEADVHAFQNGVQLDDGYTAKPAALEILQANDVSHVNVTVTEGKFHQVKRMFEAVGKKVIYLKRIRMGMLGLDTELETGTFRELTEAEVESLKLQKKS
- a CDS encoding putative polysaccharide biosynthesis protein, which encodes MSNIVRGTMLLTGATFLSKFLGMIYVIPFNELVGETGGTLFSLAYTPYSILISISTIGVPLAVSKFVSKYNALGDYETGLRMYRAGIMLMSVTGFLAFLGLFFSAEWLAGQMITNEETGNIAVADVTMVIRMVSFALLLIPPMSITRGFFQGYQSMGPTAASQVIEQIVRIGFILVSAFIVTQVVGGTIVTAVGFATFAAFIGALASCGVLFVYWRKRKANIHKNLERQQRTYDIPTKDLFAELFRYAGPFILVGVAIPVYQLVDQFTVERAMTAIGQRELYDTAYSAINYYGHKLVIIPVTIATGMSLAIIPALTKSFTKENRPLLFQQINQALQIVLVLVVPAVIGLSALSHVIYGALYGMNNIETTGALLGWYAPVALFFALFTVTAAILQGINQQQFAVISLSAGVLIKVLFNIQLIHTFGPKGAIFGTALAAGTAVMLNLWRIKKSISFPFRQTFKRFLLICIFSVFMLIAIILLKLLFGTFLAYETSRGAAVIMLIAGVTGGGSVYLWFSYQSTLLERVLGDRVRVLDRLFKR
- a CDS encoding NAD(P)/FAD-dependent oxidoreductase, whose product is MSYDVVVIGGGPSGLMASIAAAENGAKTLLLEKGRKLGTKLAISGGGRCNVTNRLPEEEVIKHIPGNGKFLYSPFSIFNNYDIIDFFEGMGVGLKEEDHGRMFPVSNSAKTVVNALINKLDELSVEVRMKTPVKAVHYDQEEHTVILDSGEKLYTKSLIIAVGGKAVPHTGSTGDGYSWAKKAGHTITELYPTEVALTSGEAFIQNKSLQGLSLRDVSLSVLNKKNKPLITHRMDMIFTHFGISGPAVLRCSQFVVKELMKGREDVTMLLDVFPDKQEEQLIQSSLKQIEENPKKSFKNILKGTVPERLLDHMLAIHEIDADQKAATVSKEALRNVIHDLKNFRFTVHGSLPLKKAFVTGGGVSIKEVVPKTLQSKYMHGLYFCGEILDIHGYTGGYNITSALVTGRLAGLNAAAETKAGA